In Hemicordylus capensis ecotype Gifberg chromosome 3, rHemCap1.1.pri, whole genome shotgun sequence, one DNA window encodes the following:
- the GYG1 gene encoding glycogenin-1 isoform X4 produces MADQSFVTLATNDSYVKGALVLGSSLRNHRTTKKLTVLITPHVSDPMRKVLEKVFDEVKPVNVLDSGDSAHLALLKRPELGVTLTKLHCWELTQYSKCVFMDADTMVMSNIDELFEREELSAAPDPGWPDCFNSGVFVYRPSIETFNQLLQLASEKGSFDGGDQGLLNTFFSNWATTDISKHLPFIYNLSSISIYSYLPAFKAFGTNAKVVHFLGRMKPWNYTYDSKAKSVKEDAQDATMIHPEFLNMWWDTFVTNILPLLQQHGAIKDAATGVKAEEVAEAVSHMSLSSAALPPSPPSISSEERKEKWEQGQADYMGADSFDNIKKKLDTYLQ; encoded by the exons ATGGCAG ACCAGTCTTTTGTGACACTGGCCACAAATGATTCCTACGTGAAAGGAGCACTTGTGTTGGGGTCATCGCTACGAAACCACAGGACAACGAAAAAGTTAACCGTGCTTATCACTCCCCATGTCTCAGATCCTATGAG GAAAGTACTGGAAAAAGTCTTTGATGAAGTAAAACCAGTGAACGTCTTGGACAGTGGAGATTCAGCCCATCTTGCATTATTGAAAAGGCCTGAGCTTGGTGTTACATTGACGAAGCTCCATTGCTGGGAACTCACACAGTATTCAAAGTGTGTGTTCATGGATGCAGACACAATG GTTATGTCGAATATTGATGAGCTTTTTGAAAGAGAAGAGCTTTCTGCAGCTCCAGATCCGGGCTGGCCTGACTGTTTCAATTCTGGAGTCTTTGTGTATCGGCCTTCCATTGAAACCTTCAATCAACTACTACAGCTTGCCTCAGAAAAAGGCAGCTTTGATG GTGGGGACCAGGGCTTATTAAACACCTTTTTCAGCAATTGGGCAACTACAGACATTAGCAAGCACCTGCCATTTATTTATAACCTAAGCAGTATTTCCATCTACTCCTACCTCCCAGCATTCAAAGC GTTTGGGACAAATGCTAAAGTGGTGCACTTCCTGGGCAGAATGAAACCATGGAACTACACGTATGACTCCAAAGCAAAGAGTGTCAAAGAAGATGCTCAGGATGCCACGATGATACATCCGGAGTTCCTCAATATGTGGTGGGATACCTTTGTGACAAACATCTTGCCCTTATTACAGCAGCATGGTGCCATTAAAGATGCAGCTACTGGTGTAAAGGCG GAGGAGGTAGCGGAGGCAGTGTCCCACATGTCGCTCTCctctgccgccctgccgccctcACCGCCTTCTATATCCTCTGAAGAACGCAAAGAGAAATGGGAGCAGGGCCAGGCGGACTACATGGGAGCAGACAGCTTTGACAACATAAAGAAGAAACTCGACACCTACCTCCAGTAG
- the GYG1 gene encoding glycogenin-1 isoform X1 yields the protein MADQSFVTLATNDSYVKGALVLGSSLRNHRTTKKLTVLITPHVSDPMRKVLEKVFDEVKPVNVLDSGDSAHLALLKRPELGVTLTKLHCWELTQYSKCVFMDADTMVMSNIDELFEREELSAAPDPGWPDCFNSGVFVYRPSIETFNQLLQLASEKGSFDGIVVQHSPESGDQGLLNTFFSNWATTDISKHLPFIYNLSSISIYSYLPAFKAFGTNAKVVHFLGRMKPWNYTYDSKAKSVKEDAQDATMIHPEFLNMWWDTFVTNILPLLQQHGAIKDAATGVKALSGLVYTLAFSCGFCREEEVAEAVSHMSLSSAALPPSPPSISSEERKEKWEQGQADYMGADSFDNIKKKLDTYLQ from the exons ATGGCAG ACCAGTCTTTTGTGACACTGGCCACAAATGATTCCTACGTGAAAGGAGCACTTGTGTTGGGGTCATCGCTACGAAACCACAGGACAACGAAAAAGTTAACCGTGCTTATCACTCCCCATGTCTCAGATCCTATGAG GAAAGTACTGGAAAAAGTCTTTGATGAAGTAAAACCAGTGAACGTCTTGGACAGTGGAGATTCAGCCCATCTTGCATTATTGAAAAGGCCTGAGCTTGGTGTTACATTGACGAAGCTCCATTGCTGGGAACTCACACAGTATTCAAAGTGTGTGTTCATGGATGCAGACACAATG GTTATGTCGAATATTGATGAGCTTTTTGAAAGAGAAGAGCTTTCTGCAGCTCCAGATCCGGGCTGGCCTGACTGTTTCAATTCTGGAGTCTTTGTGTATCGGCCTTCCATTGAAACCTTCAATCAACTACTACAGCTTGCCTCAGAAAAAGGCAGCTTTGATG GTATTGTGGTGCAGCACTCTcctgaaa GTGGGGACCAGGGCTTATTAAACACCTTTTTCAGCAATTGGGCAACTACAGACATTAGCAAGCACCTGCCATTTATTTATAACCTAAGCAGTATTTCCATCTACTCCTACCTCCCAGCATTCAAAGC GTTTGGGACAAATGCTAAAGTGGTGCACTTCCTGGGCAGAATGAAACCATGGAACTACACGTATGACTCCAAAGCAAAGAGTGTCAAAGAAGATGCTCAGGATGCCACGATGATACATCCGGAGTTCCTCAATATGTGGTGGGATACCTTTGTGACAAACATCTTGCCCTTATTACAGCAGCATGGTGCCATTAAAGATGCAGCTACTGGTGTAAAGGCG CTATCGGGCTTGGTCTATACACTGGCTTTCTCTTGTGGCTTCTGTAGAGAG GAGGAGGTAGCGGAGGCAGTGTCCCACATGTCGCTCTCctctgccgccctgccgccctcACCGCCTTCTATATCCTCTGAAGAACGCAAAGAGAAATGGGAGCAGGGCCAGGCGGACTACATGGGAGCAGACAGCTTTGACAACATAAAGAAGAAACTCGACACCTACCTCCAGTAG
- the GYG1 gene encoding glycogenin-1 isoform X3: protein MADQSFVTLATNDSYVKGALVLGSSLRNHRTTKKLTVLITPHVSDPMRKVLEKVFDEVKPVNVLDSGDSAHLALLKRPELGVTLTKLHCWELTQYSKCVFMDADTMVMSNIDELFEREELSAAPDPGWPDCFNSGVFVYRPSIETFNQLLQLASEKGSFDGIVVQHSPESGDQGLLNTFFSNWATTDISKHLPFIYNLSSISIYSYLPAFKAFGTNAKVVHFLGRMKPWNYTYDSKAKSVKEDAQDATMIHPEFLNMWWDTFVTNILPLLQQHGAIKDAATGVKAEEVAEAVSHMSLSSAALPPSPPSISSEERKEKWEQGQADYMGADSFDNIKKKLDTYLQ from the exons ATGGCAG ACCAGTCTTTTGTGACACTGGCCACAAATGATTCCTACGTGAAAGGAGCACTTGTGTTGGGGTCATCGCTACGAAACCACAGGACAACGAAAAAGTTAACCGTGCTTATCACTCCCCATGTCTCAGATCCTATGAG GAAAGTACTGGAAAAAGTCTTTGATGAAGTAAAACCAGTGAACGTCTTGGACAGTGGAGATTCAGCCCATCTTGCATTATTGAAAAGGCCTGAGCTTGGTGTTACATTGACGAAGCTCCATTGCTGGGAACTCACACAGTATTCAAAGTGTGTGTTCATGGATGCAGACACAATG GTTATGTCGAATATTGATGAGCTTTTTGAAAGAGAAGAGCTTTCTGCAGCTCCAGATCCGGGCTGGCCTGACTGTTTCAATTCTGGAGTCTTTGTGTATCGGCCTTCCATTGAAACCTTCAATCAACTACTACAGCTTGCCTCAGAAAAAGGCAGCTTTGATG GTATTGTGGTGCAGCACTCTcctgaaa GTGGGGACCAGGGCTTATTAAACACCTTTTTCAGCAATTGGGCAACTACAGACATTAGCAAGCACCTGCCATTTATTTATAACCTAAGCAGTATTTCCATCTACTCCTACCTCCCAGCATTCAAAGC GTTTGGGACAAATGCTAAAGTGGTGCACTTCCTGGGCAGAATGAAACCATGGAACTACACGTATGACTCCAAAGCAAAGAGTGTCAAAGAAGATGCTCAGGATGCCACGATGATACATCCGGAGTTCCTCAATATGTGGTGGGATACCTTTGTGACAAACATCTTGCCCTTATTACAGCAGCATGGTGCCATTAAAGATGCAGCTACTGGTGTAAAGGCG GAGGAGGTAGCGGAGGCAGTGTCCCACATGTCGCTCTCctctgccgccctgccgccctcACCGCCTTCTATATCCTCTGAAGAACGCAAAGAGAAATGGGAGCAGGGCCAGGCGGACTACATGGGAGCAGACAGCTTTGACAACATAAAGAAGAAACTCGACACCTACCTCCAGTAG
- the GYG1 gene encoding glycogenin-1 isoform X2, whose translation MADQSFVTLATNDSYVKGALVLGSSLRNHRTTKKLTVLITPHVSDPMRKVLEKVFDEVKPVNVLDSGDSAHLALLKRPELGVTLTKLHCWELTQYSKCVFMDADTMVMSNIDELFEREELSAAPDPGWPDCFNSGVFVYRPSIETFNQLLQLASEKGSFDGGDQGLLNTFFSNWATTDISKHLPFIYNLSSISIYSYLPAFKAFGTNAKVVHFLGRMKPWNYTYDSKAKSVKEDAQDATMIHPEFLNMWWDTFVTNILPLLQQHGAIKDAATGVKALSGLVYTLAFSCGFCREEEVAEAVSHMSLSSAALPPSPPSISSEERKEKWEQGQADYMGADSFDNIKKKLDTYLQ comes from the exons ATGGCAG ACCAGTCTTTTGTGACACTGGCCACAAATGATTCCTACGTGAAAGGAGCACTTGTGTTGGGGTCATCGCTACGAAACCACAGGACAACGAAAAAGTTAACCGTGCTTATCACTCCCCATGTCTCAGATCCTATGAG GAAAGTACTGGAAAAAGTCTTTGATGAAGTAAAACCAGTGAACGTCTTGGACAGTGGAGATTCAGCCCATCTTGCATTATTGAAAAGGCCTGAGCTTGGTGTTACATTGACGAAGCTCCATTGCTGGGAACTCACACAGTATTCAAAGTGTGTGTTCATGGATGCAGACACAATG GTTATGTCGAATATTGATGAGCTTTTTGAAAGAGAAGAGCTTTCTGCAGCTCCAGATCCGGGCTGGCCTGACTGTTTCAATTCTGGAGTCTTTGTGTATCGGCCTTCCATTGAAACCTTCAATCAACTACTACAGCTTGCCTCAGAAAAAGGCAGCTTTGATG GTGGGGACCAGGGCTTATTAAACACCTTTTTCAGCAATTGGGCAACTACAGACATTAGCAAGCACCTGCCATTTATTTATAACCTAAGCAGTATTTCCATCTACTCCTACCTCCCAGCATTCAAAGC GTTTGGGACAAATGCTAAAGTGGTGCACTTCCTGGGCAGAATGAAACCATGGAACTACACGTATGACTCCAAAGCAAAGAGTGTCAAAGAAGATGCTCAGGATGCCACGATGATACATCCGGAGTTCCTCAATATGTGGTGGGATACCTTTGTGACAAACATCTTGCCCTTATTACAGCAGCATGGTGCCATTAAAGATGCAGCTACTGGTGTAAAGGCG CTATCGGGCTTGGTCTATACACTGGCTTTCTCTTGTGGCTTCTGTAGAGAG GAGGAGGTAGCGGAGGCAGTGTCCCACATGTCGCTCTCctctgccgccctgccgccctcACCGCCTTCTATATCCTCTGAAGAACGCAAAGAGAAATGGGAGCAGGGCCAGGCGGACTACATGGGAGCAGACAGCTTTGACAACATAAAGAAGAAACTCGACACCTACCTCCAGTAG